In one Leptospiraceae bacterium genomic region, the following are encoded:
- a CDS encoding cupin domain-containing protein, producing the protein MIDYIDDYKLKSFLSFKIRTGLLYDLSHTEFPSMLYAWNKGSILTMENPKQRSTYFGYIFSGRTILETPYTNSTLIEGQYFSINSEFTLTGGCGVLIERSNYKGMNLIGGPLEDEGRLKYIDGCTDTLLLAPPKFGEACLNALFFPENVNQSPHKHPSFRAGIVAKGRGECVVKDSVIALEPGDIFIIPGNSEHNFRTKDEKLSVIAFHPDSDFGPTDENHPMINRTFII; encoded by the coding sequence ATGATTGATTATATAGATGATTATAAATTGAAATCTTTTTTAAGTTTTAAGATACGAACCGGTTTGTTATACGACTTAAGCCATACAGAATTCCCTTCTATGTTATATGCCTGGAATAAAGGTTCTATTTTAACTATGGAAAATCCCAAACAAAGAAGTACTTATTTTGGATATATTTTTTCCGGTAGAACTATACTGGAAACTCCTTATACGAATTCGACTCTTATAGAAGGACAATATTTTTCCATAAACTCCGAGTTTACCCTGACCGGAGGTTGTGGTGTTTTAATTGAGAGAAGTAATTATAAAGGGATGAATTTAATCGGTGGTCCATTGGAAGATGAAGGAAGGTTAAAATATATAGATGGATGTACCGACACGCTTTTATTAGCTCCTCCTAAATTTGGCGAAGCTTGCTTAAATGCTTTATTTTTTCCGGAAAATGTAAATCAAAGTCCTCATAAACATCCGAGTTTTCGTGCTGGAATTGTGGCTAAAGGTCGGGGAGAATGTGTTGTCAAAGATTCTGTGATTGCCCTGGAGCCGGGTGATATTTTTATTATCCCGGGAAATAGTGAGCATAATTTTAGAACAAAAGACGAGAAATTAAGTGTTATTGCGTTTCACCCGGACAGTGATTTTGGCCCTACTGATGAAAACCATCCTATGATAAACCGGACTTTTATTATATAA
- a CDS encoding FecR domain-containing protein has product MVIFYMKKHLIILLAFSFIFFYCENSKKKTEQKAKGLILFTVGEIQRENQNLQANSVIEEKERIQTGNKSICDIQLLDLSTKIVARVKENTTFTLEKSIVSGKTTYQLKQQNGTVLFSINSKSPDENYQFMAPVSVVSVRGTKFAIETLEGKSSKLSVIEGKLAYRMRIPQIEDLPSPVIHSNQPLYKTIDFLESHEISLNQGEFIEIEYDKVSKLLNSLNLAEVLKDSKPETIRKNLNNINLNEFQEKLSSLKVEEFYNSPQVIEKETFEKLSEELNDLKAIDSINNKKPEELMGLLKKRNESLKEIYPKEAVPESMPVKKIQEGKVENKVVEKVNLKQKNKVKHQTMKKKNVSPGPKYYTVQLGIFKDKKNTTKFLKLEKDFGFKLFIYLKNGNYFVQLGDFKKKQDALNLMQKLIEQNISCYIPPLKKKK; this is encoded by the coding sequence ATGGTAATATTTTATATGAAGAAACACCTGATTATATTATTGGCTTTCAGTTTTATTTTTTTTTATTGTGAGAACTCAAAGAAGAAGACCGAACAAAAAGCAAAAGGATTAATATTGTTTACTGTGGGAGAGATTCAGAGAGAAAATCAAAACCTGCAAGCAAACTCTGTTATAGAAGAAAAGGAACGTATCCAAACAGGAAATAAATCCATTTGTGATATACAACTCTTAGATCTTTCCACTAAAATCGTTGCCCGTGTAAAAGAAAATACTACATTCACATTAGAGAAAAGTATTGTTTCTGGGAAAACTACCTATCAACTTAAACAACAAAATGGAACCGTTTTATTTAGTATAAATAGTAAAAGTCCTGATGAGAATTATCAATTTATGGCACCCGTTAGCGTTGTAAGCGTAAGAGGAACCAAATTTGCGATTGAAACTCTTGAAGGAAAATCATCTAAACTCTCTGTTATCGAAGGAAAGCTGGCTTATAGAATGAGAATTCCCCAGATTGAAGATCTTCCGAGTCCGGTTATTCATTCAAACCAGCCTCTTTATAAGACTATTGATTTTTTAGAAAGTCATGAAATTTCCTTGAACCAGGGGGAATTTATTGAAATTGAATATGATAAGGTTTCCAAGCTCTTAAACAGTTTAAATTTAGCTGAAGTTTTAAAAGATAGCAAACCCGAAACTATTCGGAAGAATTTGAATAATATCAATTTAAATGAATTCCAAGAAAAACTTTCTTCACTCAAAGTAGAGGAGTTTTATAATTCTCCTCAAGTAATAGAAAAGGAAACTTTTGAAAAACTTTCAGAGGAACTTAATGATTTAAAAGCGATAGATTCCATAAATAATAAAAAACCTGAAGAGTTAATGGGACTCTTAAAAAAGAGAAATGAATCCTTAAAAGAGATTTACCCTAAAGAAGCAGTGCCTGAAAGTATGCCGGTAAAGAAGATTCAGGAAGGTAAAGTAGAAAATAAAGTCGTTGAAAAGGTAAATTTAAAACAGAAGAATAAAGTAAAACATCAAACGATGAAGAAAAAAAATGTTTCTCCTGGTCCGAAATATTACACAGTTCAATTGGGGATTTTTAAGGATAAAAAAAATACGACTAAGTTTTTAAAACTGGAAAAAGATTTTGGCTTTAAGCTTTTCATTTATTTAAAAAATGGAAATTATTTTGTTCAATTGGGTGATTTCAAGAAAAAGCAGGACGCACTTAATTTGATGCAAAAATTAATAGAACAAAATATTTCCTGCTATATTCCACCATTGAAAAAGAAAAAATAA
- a CDS encoding SDR family oxidoreductase — protein MKVALVSGANRGIGKEVCRQLTQIGYNTILTARNEEAGKETAKELGIPFFPLDIRSESSINRLRDYLQKGPGKLDVLINNAGIYRDDDNSLLNTSIETIQLSLETNFFGALRLIKSLISLIPKSTKSRIINVSSGMGALHDMGSGSAGYRISKTALNAMSLLLAHELPEGPGVFSVCPGWVKTDMGGSSAPRTIEQGAETIVWLASTDPSPPSGKFYRDKKEIPW, from the coding sequence ATGAAAGTAGCGCTGGTTAGCGGAGCCAATCGAGGAATTGGAAAAGAGGTATGCAGACAACTTACCCAAATAGGATATAATACAATTTTAACCGCCAGAAATGAAGAAGCCGGTAAAGAAACAGCAAAAGAATTAGGAATTCCCTTTTTTCCTCTCGATATTCGAAGTGAAAGTTCTATAAACAGGCTGAGAGATTATTTACAAAAGGGACCCGGTAAATTAGATGTCCTGATAAATAATGCGGGAATTTACAGGGATGATGATAATTCCCTTTTAAATACATCTATCGAAACCATACAACTAAGTCTCGAAACAAATTTTTTTGGAGCGTTACGACTTATAAAATCCCTCATCTCCTTGATACCCAAATCCACAAAGAGTCGCATTATTAATGTATCCAGCGGAATGGGTGCTTTACATGATATGGGGTCCGGTTCAGCGGGATATCGAATTTCCAAGACCGCTTTAAATGCTATGAGCCTTCTTCTGGCCCATGAACTTCCTGAGGGCCCCGGAGTTTTCTCAGTCTGTCCCGGCTGGGTAAAAACCGATATGGGTGGAAGTTCAGCTCCCCGTACGATAGAACAGGGAGCTGAAACTATTGTATGGCTCGCCAGCACAGATCCATCACCGCCCTCCGGAAAGTTTTATAGGGATAAAAAAGAAATTCCCTGGTAA
- a CDS encoding helix-turn-helix transcriptional regulator codes for MKKQGDMEKDTAEPIVSTVKENLKSIRHASGLSLDKLAARCGVSRAMLSQIEQGKSTPTISVLWKIATGLNVPFSELLKEKHTAEVQVLRAENTKILYSSSRVFSSRALFPFSGNRKTEFYELILKPGGIEIAEPHRNGTTENIVVVQGKLRIRVLDRVYELEAKDSIFFHADVPHEYSNPGEKETLMYLVMNYTQEIDT; via the coding sequence ATGAAAAAGCAGGGTGATATGGAAAAAGATACAGCTGAACCTATTGTATCCACGGTGAAAGAAAACCTGAAGTCAATTCGACATGCAAGCGGTCTTTCTTTAGATAAGCTTGCTGCCAGATGTGGAGTCAGCCGGGCCATGCTTTCTCAAATTGAACAGGGAAAAAGTACTCCCACAATTTCCGTCCTCTGGAAAATTGCTACAGGATTAAATGTCCCTTTTAGTGAGCTACTAAAGGAAAAACATACAGCAGAAGTTCAGGTTTTAAGGGCTGAAAATACAAAAATTCTCTATTCCAGTTCCAGAGTTTTTTCCAGTCGAGCCCTGTTTCCTTTCAGTGGTAATAGAAAAACCGAGTTTTATGAGCTTATTTTAAAACCCGGTGGAATCGAAATAGCAGAACCCCATAGAAATGGTACTACAGAAAATATTGTCGTTGTACAGGGAAAATTAAGAATACGTGTTCTCGATAGAGTTTATGAACTGGAAGCAAAAGATTCCATTTTTTTTCATGCCGATGTTCCGCATGAATATTCCAATCCGGGAGAGAAAGAAACTTTAATGTATCTGGTAATGAATTATACACAGGAGATTGATACTTGA
- the cas6 gene encoding CRISPR-associated endoribonuclease Cas6, which yields MIRFRFRMEIDGEANILPMNYSYLFASWIYNELTYREAELSVWLKEHHYFSDYRRFKCFTFSRFFPEQFQIEGDRMKILSKNGNWYLSLTISESFAVMLQKTFIEKRFCIGDKTSRVNFIIRSIEILDQETFVEESAIFKTLSPICVAHNFPGRKSISYLSPDEKIYENIFYQNLIRKYNSVHKTYLPGTDTYKFQLLGRPKPVLWLIHTERDYPVKVKGYEFTFSFQANQKLLEFGYYSGFGCKNNFGFGCVQRLKI from the coding sequence ATGATCAGGTTTCGCTTTAGAATGGAAATTGATGGAGAAGCCAATATTCTCCCGATGAATTATAGTTATTTATTTGCTTCCTGGATCTATAATGAATTAACATACAGAGAAGCAGAGCTTTCGGTATGGTTAAAAGAGCATCACTATTTCTCCGATTATCGAAGATTCAAATGTTTCACCTTTTCCCGCTTCTTTCCTGAACAATTCCAAATTGAGGGAGATCGGATGAAAATTCTGTCAAAAAATGGAAATTGGTATTTAAGTCTTACTATAAGTGAATCTTTCGCAGTAATGTTACAGAAAACCTTTATTGAAAAACGTTTCTGCATTGGAGATAAAACTTCGAGAGTTAATTTTATTATCCGTAGTATTGAAATTCTGGACCAAGAAACCTTTGTTGAGGAGAGCGCTATTTTTAAAACTCTCTCACCTATCTGTGTAGCTCATAATTTTCCGGGAAGAAAAAGCATTAGCTATCTGTCTCCGGATGAAAAAATATACGAAAACATCTTTTATCAAAATCTAATACGAAAATACAATTCTGTTCATAAAACATATCTTCCGGGAACAGATACTTATAAATTTCAACTATTAGGTAGACCCAAGCCTGTACTCTGGCTGATTCATACAGAAAGAGATTACCCGGTTAAAGTAAAAGGTTATGAATTTACCTTTTCCTTCCAGGCCAATCAAAAACTTTTGGAATTTGGTTATTATTCCGGTTTTGGTTGCAAAAATAACTTTGGTTTTGGTTGTGTTCAACGATTAAAAATTTAA
- a CDS encoding DUF4384 domain-containing protein, whose product MIKIFFLLLFIAAIEISAAPILQNGKFSIAVLGDKPELVSNMEKAFLETEYIQPIDRKKIQALMKEIKLGQAGITTGAPEAGKMLGASYFVVFEKNSVAFKLIESETAKVLGSWDSYTKRSLNQLLQILEINACLYELLSLKSGKYKSDIEIYDVFSIASEEYEGVVFNEKINIEYKLRSKKQKVYITILAYFSDGTLIQLFPNRFHKDNLLESNKEHKFPPENTPEAYNLLAGEPAGVDTVILIASESPVGLPSNYLEKFDIYSGTTTNKVHATKGMRISLEKIKGKYDIQRIRILVKDKK is encoded by the coding sequence ATGATAAAAATTTTTTTTTTATTACTCTTTATTGCTGCTATAGAAATCTCGGCAGCACCTATATTACAAAATGGAAAGTTTTCAATAGCAGTTTTAGGTGATAAACCGGAGCTGGTTAGTAATATGGAAAAGGCTTTTTTAGAAACAGAATATATTCAGCCGATTGATAGGAAAAAAATTCAAGCTCTTATGAAAGAAATTAAACTCGGACAGGCGGGTATAACAACCGGGGCTCCTGAAGCGGGGAAAATGCTCGGTGCTTCTTACTTTGTTGTTTTTGAAAAGAATTCGGTTGCCTTCAAACTAATAGAATCGGAAACGGCAAAGGTTCTGGGAAGCTGGGATTCTTATACAAAGCGGTCTTTGAATCAGTTGCTGCAAATTTTAGAGATCAATGCGTGTTTATATGAACTCCTGTCTCTAAAATCAGGTAAGTATAAAAGTGATATTGAAATTTATGATGTATTTTCCATAGCTTCCGAAGAATATGAAGGGGTTGTATTTAACGAAAAAATAAACATAGAATATAAATTGCGCTCCAAGAAGCAGAAAGTCTATATTACGATTCTGGCTTATTTTTCTGATGGAACTTTAATTCAGCTATTTCCGAATCGTTTTCACAAGGATAACCTTCTGGAAAGTAATAAAGAGCATAAATTTCCACCGGAAAACACTCCGGAAGCCTATAACTTATTAGCCGGTGAGCCGGCTGGGGTTGATACGGTTATACTGATTGCTTCTGAATCCCCTGTAGGTTTACCTTCTAATTATTTGGAAAAATTTGATATCTATTCCGGAACTACCACAAATAAAGTACATGCTACAAAAGGAATGAGAATTAGTCTTGAAAAAATTAAAGGTAAATATGATATACAGAGGATTCGTATCCTTGTAAAAGACAAAAAATAA
- a CDS encoding M48 family metalloprotease, whose amino-acid sequence MYIYFIFLFYFLFIPFLFSNPKTSYEEKLQNQIVFSSYAEVDRMKSKLESYKGWEKTILKVLKRLQDHSGKTDIEFSPIILQKDSFNASCFPSAQIIIHTGLLDEIESITRNEKNKPKAMEEYIAAVLAHEISHYYNGHSFNMVKRNLDVSGNVNKAVQNLKFDRDEELEADRSALILLKRASYPIETFVQLLKTLNKKHQTTLKQETQYNPFFNTHPSPNQRLAQIDGKEKDWYQFASKMEVTFANIQSGTELKQSLKDLDEAIIKYPDTRELKEARAICLHKIWENGVEVENLLLRSILHLPSFRNDMLNKGPLAPKAVKVIPGNKMDYYRALKAYKDILNKLDSMSYLLSNYSVLLAYSPGKEKEKEAIEYAELAFSRSKTIPLWNNLAVVYFICQSAEKAQDLLMAIVRQLDSQIFSNAKISKETVQRLQELNKQIRFRQTLNPSYTSDDSTPILNLALIFLYRKDKEKSRAISLKYLQKYESSSRWAEFLKKKNDIQFKAASSSENLSVNGITIGDNLKDLLKKWGNTDNENLEETLFCMDYPDKGAKVFLYNGKIVEIELYGQALARVNQKVGVGTARSLVEEEFGDKYLKEGSFYIYHKRNKLSIEYNANKEVNKIVLYR is encoded by the coding sequence ATGTATATCTATTTTATTTTCTTATTTTATTTTTTATTCATTCCCTTTCTTTTTTCAAACCCTAAAACCTCTTATGAGGAGAAACTTCAGAATCAAATCGTTTTTTCCAGCTACGCTGAAGTAGACAGAATGAAAAGCAAATTGGAAAGTTATAAGGGTTGGGAGAAAACTATCCTAAAAGTTCTGAAACGTTTGCAGGATCATTCAGGAAAAACGGATATAGAATTTAGTCCCATAATTTTACAAAAGGATTCCTTTAATGCAAGTTGCTTCCCATCTGCTCAAATTATCATACATACCGGTTTATTAGATGAAATCGAAAGTATTACCCGGAACGAAAAAAATAAACCAAAAGCAATGGAAGAGTATATAGCGGCTGTTTTAGCTCACGAAATCTCTCATTATTACAATGGACACTCCTTTAATATGGTTAAAAGAAATTTAGATGTATCCGGAAATGTTAATAAAGCCGTACAAAACTTGAAATTTGATAGAGATGAAGAACTGGAAGCAGATCGCTCTGCCTTAATCCTTCTGAAGAGAGCTTCCTATCCAATCGAAACTTTTGTTCAGCTTCTAAAAACTTTAAACAAAAAACACCAGACTACATTAAAACAGGAAACTCAGTATAACCCCTTTTTCAACACCCATCCGAGTCCCAATCAGAGACTCGCTCAAATAGATGGAAAAGAAAAAGACTGGTATCAATTTGCCAGTAAAATGGAAGTAACCTTTGCAAACATCCAGTCCGGGACAGAGTTAAAGCAAAGTTTAAAGGATTTGGATGAGGCCATTATAAAATACCCCGATACAAGAGAATTGAAAGAAGCAAGAGCTATTTGTTTACATAAAATCTGGGAAAATGGTGTTGAAGTAGAAAACTTGCTACTACGTTCAATCCTGCACCTACCCTCTTTCAGAAACGATATGCTGAATAAAGGACCTCTGGCTCCCAAGGCTGTTAAAGTAATTCCCGGAAACAAAATGGATTATTATAGAGCCTTAAAAGCATATAAAGATATACTAAATAAACTTGACTCCATGTCTTATTTACTTTCTAATTATTCTGTTTTATTAGCGTATTCCCCCGGTAAAGAAAAAGAGAAGGAAGCAATTGAGTATGCAGAGCTTGCCTTCAGTCGAAGTAAAACAATTCCCTTATGGAACAACCTTGCAGTTGTTTATTTTATCTGCCAGAGCGCAGAAAAAGCACAGGATTTATTAATGGCTATAGTTCGGCAACTGGATTCCCAAATTTTCTCAAATGCAAAAATTAGCAAAGAAACGGTTCAACGCTTACAGGAACTAAATAAGCAAATAAGATTCAGACAGACTCTAAACCCAAGTTATACTTCTGATGATTCGACACCGATACTGAACCTGGCTTTGATTTTTTTATACAGAAAGGATAAAGAAAAGAGCAGGGCCATAAGTCTTAAATATCTGCAAAAATATGAGTCCAGTTCAAGATGGGCAGAGTTTCTCAAGAAAAAGAATGATATCCAATTTAAAGCTGCCTCAAGTTCCGAAAATTTGAGTGTAAATGGAATTACGATAGGTGACAATCTTAAGGATCTTCTAAAAAAATGGGGAAATACTGATAATGAAAATCTGGAAGAAACCCTGTTCTGTATGGACTATCCTGATAAAGGGGCCAAGGTTTTTCTATACAACGGGAAAATTGTAGAAATTGAATTATATGGTCAGGCCTTAGCCCGGGTCAACCAAAAAGTGGGAGTAGGTACTGCCAGGAGTTTGGTTGAAGAGGAATTTGGAGATAAATATCTAAAAGAAGGTTCATTTTATATATATCATAAACGAAACAAATTATCTATTGAATATAATGCAAATAAAGAAGTAAATAAAATTGTTTTATACAGATGA
- a CDS encoding segregation/condensation protein A, whose protein sequence is MELGLEERKTVPFLVKWNNAEGGYSEGPLSLLWSLIESYKVDIFDVSLSRITRDFLGFMKLSNHLSLELGTEFTLMASNLLYLKSKALLPDPGYEEDEPEPALPKELVEKLLEYKKFQLAGKKLSLLEKFSSAMMRRESNQVLSFGTEEETWLDLNLIDLISAFNGILQKSAVNIEEPELLIAEQELSVSDKMDYIISSLENSGGEIYFSEVFYSAEPENMDIVISFMAILELVKQKITRVMQNVMFGDIKLFLVR, encoded by the coding sequence ATGGAACTCGGCTTGGAAGAGAGAAAAACAGTTCCGTTTTTAGTAAAATGGAACAATGCTGAGGGTGGATATTCAGAAGGCCCTTTATCCCTTCTTTGGAGCTTAATTGAGAGCTACAAGGTAGATATTTTTGATGTTTCTCTTTCCAGAATTACCCGTGATTTTCTGGGCTTTATGAAGCTTTCTAACCATCTTTCCTTGGAGTTGGGTACTGAATTTACTTTGATGGCTTCAAATTTACTGTATTTGAAGTCAAAGGCTTTACTTCCCGATCCGGGATATGAAGAAGATGAACCTGAACCCGCACTTCCTAAGGAACTCGTTGAAAAGCTTCTGGAGTATAAAAAGTTTCAATTAGCCGGGAAAAAACTTTCTCTTCTTGAGAAGTTTTCTTCTGCGATGATGAGACGGGAGTCCAATCAGGTACTCAGTTTTGGAACCGAGGAAGAAACATGGTTGGACCTAAACCTGATTGATTTAATTTCTGCTTTTAATGGTATTCTCCAGAAAAGTGCAGTGAATATTGAAGAACCAGAATTACTTATTGCAGAGCAGGAACTTTCTGTAAGTGATAAAATGGATTATATTATTTCCTCACTTGAGAATAGTGGAGGAGAAATCTATTTTTCAGAAGTTTTTTATTCTGCAGAACCGGAAAACATGGACATTGTAATCTCCTTTATGGCAATCTTAGAACTGGTAAAACAGAAAATTACCAGGGTCATGCAAAATGTCATGTTTGGTGATATCAAGTTGTTCCTCGTTCGATGA
- a CDS encoding response regulator has protein sequence MARILVVDDAKFMRTLVKDALVAAGHEIVGEAENGNIAIEQYKLLKPDLVTMDITMREKDGITATGEIIKMDPSAKVIMVTALGQEDLLAKAIKMGVKDFVVKPFPPERLQQAAAKALGI, from the coding sequence ATGGCCAGAATTTTGGTTGTAGATGATGCAAAATTTATGAGAACTCTGGTAAAAGATGCGCTGGTTGCTGCTGGTCACGAAATTGTGGGCGAAGCGGAAAACGGTAATATTGCCATTGAGCAGTATAAACTACTCAAACCCGACCTGGTAACTATGGACATTACTATGAGGGAAAAAGATGGAATTACCGCAACCGGTGAAATCATAAAGATGGATCCTTCAGCGAAGGTAATCATGGTTACTGCTTTAGGGCAGGAAGATCTTCTGGCAAAAGCCATCAAAATGGGAGTAAAGGATTTTGTTGTAAAACCATTTCCACCTGAAAGATTACAACAAGCAGCTGCAAAAGCCCTGGGTATTTAA
- a CDS encoding chemotaxis response regulator protein-glutamate methylesterase, which produces MHKKIRVLVIDDSPLVRNIITDLLEAEEDIEVIATGKTGLDCIELSQKLKPDIITLDVEMPVMDGLTALKELYEKNMKIGVLMLSAVTRQGAKATFKALELGAYDFIPKPSSALKMELQELGNILRTKIRGYFEHKYKPRKRIRIKVGNFPDVKKFPIQAIGIGTSTGGPNALQKIFSSFPEDFRYPVFVVQHMPAGFTKAFAERLDDTSNLTVKEAEHGELVRSGVAYVAPGNYHMRLKKKDDNISIELDQGNLVNGHRPSIDVTLDSLCNCYGSSLVGVIMTGMGKDGALSMKKVKELGGATISQDEKTSVIFGMNKQAIEMGAIDHIVPLEDIVSNILRIIKERGK; this is translated from the coding sequence ATTCATAAAAAAATTCGGGTATTAGTAATTGATGATTCTCCTCTGGTGAGAAATATTATTACAGATCTTTTGGAAGCAGAGGAAGACATTGAAGTCATTGCTACCGGAAAGACCGGTCTGGATTGTATTGAATTAAGCCAAAAACTAAAACCTGATATTATAACTTTGGATGTAGAAATGCCTGTCATGGACGGACTGACCGCCCTGAAGGAGCTCTACGAAAAGAATATGAAAATTGGAGTTTTAATGCTTTCGGCTGTAACACGACAGGGGGCGAAGGCTACATTTAAAGCCCTGGAACTCGGAGCATATGATTTTATCCCGAAGCCTTCAAGTGCTTTAAAAATGGAACTTCAGGAACTGGGTAATATCCTGAGAACGAAAATCAGGGGATATTTTGAACATAAATATAAACCCCGAAAGCGAATCAGGATAAAAGTAGGAAATTTTCCGGATGTTAAAAAATTTCCTATTCAGGCGATTGGAATTGGAACTTCCACGGGTGGACCGAATGCTTTACAAAAGATATTCAGTTCTTTTCCTGAGGATTTTCGATATCCTGTTTTTGTGGTTCAGCACATGCCGGCGGGTTTTACAAAAGCATTTGCTGAAAGATTAGATGATACATCGAATTTAACGGTTAAAGAAGCGGAACACGGTGAACTAGTTCGTTCGGGCGTAGCGTATGTTGCACCTGGCAACTATCACATGAGGTTAAAAAAGAAAGACGATAATATTTCTATTGAATTGGATCAGGGCAATCTGGTTAATGGTCATAGACCATCGATAGACGTGACCCTGGATAGTTTGTGTAATTGTTATGGTTCCAGCCTTGTAGGAGTCATTATGACGGGAATGGGGAAAGATGGTGCTCTCTCCATGAAAAAGGTGAAAGAATTAGGTGGAGCTACCATATCACAGGATGAAAAAACTTCGGTGATATTCGGAATGAATAAGCAGGCTATCGAAATGGGTGCTATTGACCATATTGTACCTTTGGAAGATATAGTATCCAATATTTTACGCATTATTAAAGAAAGAGGGAAGTAA